From Methanomassiliicoccales archaeon LGM-RCC1, one genomic window encodes:
- a CDS encoding adenylate kinase, with protein sequence MKTTIVLLGPPGAGKGTQGEKLTDEFGYVRLSTGDMLREAVRNGTELGKKAKEYMDSGALVPNDLIINLMKEKIATVKGGVLLDGFPRTVEQADALGEVMNVDLALNFDVPDEELISRLTKRRSCPNCNAVYHLVTKKPAKDGICDKCGAELYQRDDDKEETVKNRLEVYHKNTQPLIDYYEKKGCLVTIPSTGSIDEIFEQVKKAIR encoded by the coding sequence ATGAAGACAACGATCGTACTTCTCGGACCCCCGGGAGCAGGAAAGGGAACCCAGGGAGAGAAACTCACAGATGAATTCGGATACGTCAGGCTCTCCACCGGAGACATGCTCCGCGAAGCCGTGAGGAACGGGACCGAACTGGGAAAGAAGGCCAAGGAGTACATGGACTCCGGAGCACTCGTGCCCAACGACCTCATCATCAACCTCATGAAGGAGAAGATCGCCACAGTCAAGGGCGGAGTTCTTCTCGATGGATTCCCCAGGACCGTCGAGCAGGCCGATGCGCTCGGAGAGGTCATGAACGTCGACCTCGCACTGAACTTCGATGTCCCTGATGAGGAGCTCATCTCCAGGCTCACCAAGAGGCGCTCGTGCCCCAACTGCAACGCTGTATACCACCTCGTCACGAAGAAGCCCGCGAAGGACGGCATCTGCGACAAGTGCGGAGCGGAGCTCTACCAGAGGGACGACGACAAGGAAGAGACCGTCAAGAACAGGCTCGAGGTCTACCACAAGAACACACAGCCCCTCATCGACTACTACGAGAAGAAGGGCTGCCTCGTCACCATACCCTCCACGGGAAGCATCGACGAGATCTTCGAGCAGGTCAAGAAGGCAATCCGGTGA
- a CDS encoding adenosylcobinamide amidohydrolase, producing the protein MLTWEDIIEAEDTTDRREFGRMCSGITVFRQGRAIILLMPNAGFRTLSSGFTNGGFMDSPQAVVNVSAMGGKVEYTCMKGGLGTYDRMNMAYAQKLGLDPQRTIFQGTAANMENAAIVNEVSANGVKVSLAVTGGIRRNGGRAGDPADYDESESMYEEKPGTIITLMALDANLSDGAMFQATLIATEAKSCVIQELQARSLYSEGIATGSGTDQVTIISNTISSERIESIPRDSELARTISQCMKQALRKTFDLQTGMNPRSQWDPLVLMSRYSMDGIRDEIRFPATMDELLSALEAIRKDSYNTAVVSAVLNIADDVRNGLMSELDGIELARSVCEDLVLQPVTDPVERLRLDFAETIPDVLSYASALKLMEVVRERRSSNGQ; encoded by the coding sequence ATGCTAACATGGGAAGACATCATCGAGGCCGAGGACACCACCGACCGCAGGGAGTTCGGGAGGATGTGCTCGGGCATCACGGTTTTCAGACAGGGGAGGGCGATTATCCTCCTGATGCCCAACGCAGGATTCAGGACGCTTTCCTCAGGGTTCACCAACGGGGGATTCATGGATTCCCCGCAGGCGGTCGTCAACGTGTCCGCCATGGGCGGCAAGGTCGAGTACACCTGCATGAAGGGAGGTCTTGGTACCTACGACAGGATGAACATGGCCTACGCACAGAAGCTGGGCCTCGATCCTCAGAGGACGATCTTCCAAGGCACCGCTGCGAACATGGAGAACGCAGCTATCGTCAACGAGGTCTCCGCCAACGGCGTGAAGGTATCCCTGGCGGTGACAGGCGGCATCAGGCGCAACGGAGGCCGCGCAGGAGACCCTGCCGATTACGACGAGTCGGAATCGATGTACGAGGAGAAACCCGGCACGATAATCACACTCATGGCATTGGATGCCAATTTATCCGACGGCGCCATGTTCCAAGCCACGCTCATCGCCACGGAGGCGAAGAGCTGCGTCATACAGGAGCTGCAGGCCAGGAGCCTTTACAGCGAAGGCATCGCCACCGGTTCAGGCACCGATCAGGTCACGATCATCTCCAACACTATCTCCTCCGAGAGGATAGAATCCATACCAAGGGACTCCGAGCTGGCTAGGACCATCTCCCAATGCATGAAGCAGGCCCTAAGGAAGACGTTCGATCTTCAGACCGGTATGAACCCTAGATCGCAGTGGGACCCGCTTGTGCTGATGTCCAGATACAGCATGGATGGCATCAGGGACGAGATCCGCTTCCCGGCGACCATGGACGAGCTGCTGTCCGCGCTGGAAGCGATCAGGAAGGATTCTTACAACACCGCGGTCGTATCCGCCGTGCTGAACATAGCGGACGATGTCCGCAACGGGCTGATGTCGGAATTGGACGGCATAGAGCTTGCCAGGAGCGTCTGCGAGGATCTCGTGTTGCAGCCGGTGACCGATCCAGTGGAGAGGCTCAGGCTGGACTTCGCCGAGACGATACCGGATGTGCTGTCGTACGCATCCGCGCTGAAGCTCATGGAAGTGGTCAGGGAAAGGAGGTCGTCGAATGGGCAGTGA
- a CDS encoding adenosylcobinamide amidohydrolase, which yields MGSEIIQRNIDELSIFFSDSDHDILTSTEIGLVEGVKYIHAGNGETSYRDGNLYVHIDGDPTKFSISELSYGSTFVTAIAFADLNGGLIRAGEEAGIGQGEILLILLIDSNLPDSAMARAGITATEGITASLQDLGLAYSSLIPSGAVKQNILVIRDRGSRMYLRGAGKHTKLGELIGRSTIEAVKASAAENGVTIVNRMNLLGMLEPYGYDQEKLYNLSGSQDMSLFLVKVIAGNPKPSAIGAVSAALHIYHEVQWGLLEEEIGLKVVRRLMRSGLLQDVSGMSILDTIATAVARYVAEN from the coding sequence ATGGGCAGTGAGATCATCCAGAGGAACATCGACGAGCTATCGATATTCTTCTCGGATTCGGACCACGACATCCTCACCAGCACCGAGATCGGCCTGGTGGAGGGAGTTAAGTACATCCACGCGGGGAACGGGGAGACGTCGTACCGCGACGGCAACCTGTACGTGCACATCGACGGCGATCCCACCAAGTTCAGCATATCGGAGCTGTCCTACGGTTCGACCTTCGTCACCGCCATCGCATTCGCCGATCTGAACGGTGGGCTCATCAGGGCAGGCGAGGAGGCCGGCATCGGCCAGGGAGAGATCCTCCTAATACTCCTGATAGATTCGAACCTTCCCGATTCGGCCATGGCCAGGGCGGGGATAACGGCAACGGAGGGCATAACCGCATCCCTTCAGGACCTAGGTCTGGCGTATTCCTCGTTGATCCCCTCGGGAGCGGTCAAGCAGAACATCCTCGTCATCCGCGACAGGGGATCGCGCATGTACCTGCGCGGAGCCGGGAAGCACACCAAGCTGGGAGAGCTTATAGGTCGCTCCACAATCGAGGCCGTCAAGGCATCCGCCGCGGAGAACGGTGTCACAATCGTTAACCGCATGAACCTGCTGGGCATGCTCGAACCGTACGGATACGACCAGGAGAAGCTGTACAACCTCTCCGGCAGCCAGGACATGTCGCTGTTCCTGGTGAAGGTCATCGCCGGAAACCCCAAGCCCTCTGCGATCGGTGCCGTATCTGCGGCCCTGCACATCTACCACGAGGTCCAGTGGGGCCTGCTGGAAGAGGAGATCGGCCTCAAGGTCGTCCGCAGGCTCATGCGCTCCGGTCTGCTGCAGGATGTCTCCGGGATGTCCATATTGGACACCATCGCGACGGCGGTAGCCAGATACGTTGCCGAAAATTAA
- a CDS encoding FAD-binding protein, which produces MEQKVIDEIERIVGKDGYSVAPSVLYTYGFDASIFHNDPDMVIQPTSTEQVSEIMKVASKYKIPVTPRGSGTGLCGAAVPIKGGIVLAMQRMNKVLKVSVEDLWVDVQAGCVYNDLNAELEKYGFFFPPSPGSAEACQVGGMVATNASGMRAVKYGATRDFVMGLTFVKADGEIVRCGTRTIKDASGYQLARFMCGSEGTLGVITEITFKITTKPKKSAYCLCCFEDVVAAGKCISAIIAKPLIPASCELMDSTSINAVNKARGHPLPDCGALIIVEADGESDEIVDRDIAIVADIAKQNGAISVEPTKDKALINKWTDARKSVMVSLAALKPGCSSVSLADDMGVPISKVPDAVKAFQEIADKYRVTVATYGHASDGNLHTKMVIDPTDKDEWERGISAVNEIFDVCIELGGTVTGEHGVGISKAPNYQKERASELNTIRAVKAAFDPDNILNPGKSEQWTGSILRNLRYPCKLD; this is translated from the coding sequence ATGGAACAGAAGGTAATCGATGAGATTGAGAGGATTGTAGGAAAGGACGGGTACTCCGTGGCACCGTCGGTCCTGTACACATACGGATTCGACGCATCGATCTTCCATAACGACCCCGACATGGTCATCCAGCCGACCTCTACCGAGCAGGTATCGGAGATCATGAAGGTCGCTTCCAAGTACAAGATCCCGGTGACCCCCAGAGGGTCAGGAACGGGACTGTGCGGCGCAGCCGTCCCGATCAAGGGAGGTATCGTCCTCGCCATGCAGAGGATGAACAAGGTGCTCAAGGTGAGCGTCGAGGACCTCTGGGTGGATGTCCAGGCAGGCTGTGTGTACAACGATCTGAACGCCGAGTTAGAGAAGTACGGTTTCTTCTTCCCCCCGTCCCCCGGTTCCGCTGAGGCCTGTCAGGTCGGAGGGATGGTCGCCACCAACGCATCCGGTATGCGTGCGGTCAAATACGGAGCGACCAGGGACTTCGTCATGGGACTGACCTTCGTCAAGGCCGACGGAGAGATCGTCCGCTGCGGAACAAGGACCATCAAGGACGCATCAGGCTACCAGCTGGCCCGCTTCATGTGCGGTTCCGAGGGAACCCTGGGCGTCATCACAGAGATCACATTCAAGATCACCACCAAGCCGAAGAAGTCGGCATACTGCCTCTGCTGCTTCGAGGATGTCGTCGCCGCAGGCAAGTGCATATCCGCCATCATCGCCAAGCCTCTGATCCCCGCATCCTGCGAGCTCATGGACAGCACGAGCATCAACGCGGTCAACAAGGCCAGGGGACACCCCCTTCCAGACTGCGGCGCATTGATAATAGTCGAGGCGGACGGAGAGAGCGACGAGATAGTCGACAGGGACATAGCGATCGTCGCGGACATCGCCAAGCAGAACGGAGCGATCTCCGTGGAGCCCACCAAGGACAAGGCGCTGATCAACAAGTGGACCGATGCCAGGAAGTCCGTCATGGTCTCCCTCGCGGCACTGAAGCCCGGATGCTCATCCGTCTCTCTCGCAGACGATATGGGAGTGCCCATCTCCAAGGTCCCCGATGCGGTGAAAGCATTCCAGGAGATCGCGGACAAGTACAGGGTGACCGTAGCGACCTACGGACACGCATCTGATGGTAACCTCCACACCAAGATGGTCATCGACCCCACCGACAAGGACGAGTGGGAGAGGGGAATCAGCGCGGTGAACGAGATCTTCGATGTCTGCATCGAGCTCGGTGGGACCGTCACAGGAGAGCACGGTGTGGGAATCTCCAAGGCACCCAACTACCAGAAGGAGAGGGCATCGGAGCTCAACACCATCAGGGCCGTCAAGGCAGCGTTCGATCCCGACAATATCCTGAACCCCGGCAAATCGGAGCAGTGGACCGGATCGATCCTCAGGAACCTTAGGTACCCCTGCAAACTCGATTGA
- a CDS encoding site-2 protease family protein, giving the protein MDDDYYDGLQRVNPGYGKPKFSKIEIRDILISILVLALAFTLLYRNSSLPLYFEMTFGQSMGYIVLFLFCLVLVVVSFLFHEFGHKFMAQKFGLWSEYRMWPAGLGITLVTSLLGFLFASPGAVVIMGNMDKEMNGKVSIAGPIVNIVLCVIGIVVFSLTTDTLTYIFFFMLANINAILALFNLIPIPPLDGSKIFAWNKVIWGIAIAIAAAEFILLRYVI; this is encoded by the coding sequence ATGGACGACGATTACTACGACGGCCTGCAGCGCGTGAATCCGGGTTACGGGAAGCCCAAGTTCAGCAAGATCGAGATAAGGGACATCCTGATCTCGATACTTGTACTGGCATTGGCGTTCACGCTACTGTACCGCAACAGTTCTCTACCTCTGTACTTCGAGATGACCTTCGGTCAGTCTATGGGATACATAGTCCTGTTCCTGTTCTGTCTGGTATTGGTCGTAGTCAGTTTCCTATTCCATGAGTTCGGCCACAAGTTCATGGCCCAGAAATTCGGTCTGTGGTCCGAGTACCGTATGTGGCCAGCAGGACTGGGTATCACCTTAGTGACCTCACTGTTGGGATTCCTGTTCGCATCGCCCGGTGCGGTCGTCATAATGGGGAACATGGACAAGGAGATGAACGGCAAGGTGAGTATAGCCGGACCCATAGTGAACATAGTGCTATGCGTTATCGGAATAGTGGTTTTCAGTCTGACCACCGATACCCTCACGTACATATTCTTCTTCATGCTGGCCAACATCAATGCTATCCTTGCACTCTTCAACCTCATTCCAATACCCCCGCTTGACGGTTCGAAGATCTTCGCATGGAACAAGGTCATCTGGGGAATAGCTATCGCCATTGCGGCAGCTGAATTTATCCTACTCAGATACGTGATCTGA